The following are encoded in a window of Rosa chinensis cultivar Old Blush chromosome 4, RchiOBHm-V2, whole genome shotgun sequence genomic DNA:
- the LOC112199575 gene encoding meiosis-specific protein ASY1 isoform X3 codes for MQSLADLLIGWRKKKYLKTLLFCVCEEVEGPMIEEYTFSFSYSNSESQEVSMNISRSGNKKHGGTFKCDSTAEITPNQMRSFACKMVRTLVQLMRTLDRMPEERTILMKLLYYDDVTPVDYEPPFFRCCTEEETHNPWTKNPLKMEVGNVNSKHLVLALKVKSVLDPCEDENDDTQDDEVSLGADSMQRDDFSETDSEVNQSQEDRYIVAPIARRQPQEDNSIPQEVNSMDDEATDDTQDPEEDELKFSRIKDWISSRHLDNVEVTDVLSNFPDISVVLTEEIMDRLVAEGVLSKTGGDSYTINRKKKSDHEFIKVKKEMDCQVVPDSEKTPNANDHLYMKALYHVLPMQYVSIAKLQNKLGGEANQNTVRKMIDKMVQEGLVEAKGNRRLGKRVLHSDITKKKLTEVQKALKYDAMDVDNIEPQSKSNHQDFYPITSNYRDTSTCGALHSIGSDLTRMRIRANSNEHSPMRSEQTTSIRKEHGNTPTSWAQPEISRESFAPGNDENRANCYTNYCDEDERVMCSSRSTQDKRSRKTSMVKEPILQYTKRQKSQAL; via the exons ATGCAGAGTCTCGCAGACTTATTGATTGGATGGAGAAAG AAGAAATACCTGAAAACGCTTTTGTTCTGTGTGTGTGAAGAGGTTGAAGGGCCGATGATAGAGGAATACACAT TTTCATTCAGTTACTCAAATTCCGAGAGCCAGGAGGTTTCAATGAATATCAGTCGCTCTGGAAACAAGAAGCATGGTGGAACATTCAAGTGTGACTCCACAGCAGAAATTACCCCCAACCAGATGAG AAGTTTTGCTTGTAAAATGGTCCGCACACTGGTTCAACTGATGAGAACTCTGGATAGGATGCCTGAAGAG CGCACCATACTGATGAAACTCCTATATTATGATGATGTGACG CCAGTAGATTATGAGCCTCCATTCTTCAGATGTTGCACAGAAGAAGAAACTCATAACCCATGGACAAAGAATCCTTTGAAAATGGAGGTCGGGAATGTGAACAGCAAGCATCTTGTCTTAGCTCTCAAG GTAAAGAGCGTGCTTGATCCCTGTGAGGATGAAAATGATGATACTCAAGATGATGAAGTGAGCTTAGGAGCTGACTCCATGCAAAGGGATGACTTTTCTGAAACTGACAGTGAG GTTAACCAATCACAAGAGGATCGATATATAGTTGCCCCCATAG CTAGGCGACAACCACAGGAGGATAATAGCATACCTCAGGAAGTTAACAGCATGGATGATGAAG CTACAGATGATACTCAGGATCCAGAGGAAGATGAACTGAAATTTTCTAGGATAAAGGACTGGATCAGTAGCCGCCATCTTGACAATGTTGAAGTTACTGATGTTCTCTCGAATTTCCCAGACATCTCAGTG GTTCTGACTGAAG AAATTATGGATAGGCTTGTTGCTGAAGGTGTTCTATCAAAAACTGGAGGGGACAGTTACACAATTAACAGGAAGAAG AAGTCTGACCATGAATTTATCAAGGTAAAAAAAGAAATGGACTGTCAAGTGGTCCCTGATAGTGAAAAAACTCCAAACGCCAATGATCACTTGTACATGAAG GCACTCTATCATGTTCTTCCAATGCAGTATGTGTCAATTGCAAAGCTTCAGAACAAGCTTGGAGGAGAAGCAAATCAGAATACTGTGCGCAAGATGATTGATAAGATGGTGCAAGAAGGTTTGGTTGAAGCCAAGGGAAATCGAAGGCTAG GAAAGCGTGTGCTCCATTCTGATATTACCAAGAAAAAGCTTACTGAAGTCCAGAAAGCTTTAAAGTATGATGCAATG GATGTGGACAACATTGAGCCCCAAAGCAAGTCAAATCATCAAGATTTTTATCCAATTA CTAGTAACTACAGAGACACATCCACATGCGGTGCGCTCCACTCCATTGGATCAGATCTGACACGCATGAGAATAAGGGCTAATTCAAATGAACACAGTCCAATGAGGAGTGAGCAGACTACTTCAATAAGAAAGGAGCATGGAAACACCCCCACAAGCTGGGCTCAG CCAGAAATTTCAAGAGAGAGTTTTGCACCTGGTAATGATGAAAACAGAGCAAATTGCTACACAAACTactgtgatgaagatgagagagTGATGTGCAGCAGTAGGTCGACGCAAGACAAGCGTTCCAGGAAAACAAGCATG GTCAAGGAGCCTATTCTTCAGTACACAAAGCGCCAGAAATCTCAAGCCctctga
- the LOC112199575 gene encoding meiosis-specific protein ASY1 isoform X2 translates to MVVAQKLKEAEITEQDSLLLTRNLLRIAIFNISYIRGLFPEKYFNDKSVPALESRRLIDWMEKGVYDALQKKYLKTLLFCVCEEVEGPMIEEYTFSFSYSNSESQEVSMNISRSGNKKHGGTFKCDSTAEITPNQMRSFACKMVRTLVQLMRTLDRMPEERTILMKLLYYDDVTPVDYEPPFFRCCTEEETHNPWTKNPLKMEVGNVNSKHLVLALKVKSVLDPCEDENDDTQDDEVSLGADSMQRDDFSETDSEVNQSQEDRYIVAPIARRQPQEDNSIPQEVNSMDDEATDDTQDPEEDELKFSRIKDWISSRHLDNVEVTDVLSNFPDISVVLTEEIMDRLVAEGVLSKTGGDSYTINRKKKSDHEFIKVKKEMDCQVVPDSEKTPNANDHLYMKALYHVLPMQYVSIAKLQNKLGGEANQNTVRKMIDKMVQEGLVEAKGNRRLGKRVLHSDITKKKLTEVQKALKYDAMDVDNIEPQSKSNHQDFYPITSNYRDTSTCGALHSIGSDLTRMRIRANSNEHSPMRSEQTTSIRKEHGNTPTSWAQPEISRESFAPGNDENRANCYTNYCDEDERVMCSSRSTQDKRSRKTSMVKEPILQYTKRQKSQAL, encoded by the exons ATG GTTGTGGCACAAAAACTGAAGGAGGCGGAGATCACCGAGCAGGATTCGCTTCTTCTG ACGAGGAACCTGCTTCGCATCGCTATATTCAATATCAGTTACATCAGAGGCCTTTTTCCGGAGAAGTATTTCAATGATAAATCTGTTCCTGCTTTAG AGTCTCGCAGACTTATTGATTGGATGGAGAAAG GTGTATATGACGCCTTGCAGAAGAAATACCTGAAAACGCTTTTGTTCTGTGTGTGTGAAGAGGTTGAAGGGCCGATGATAGAGGAATACACAT TTTCATTCAGTTACTCAAATTCCGAGAGCCAGGAGGTTTCAATGAATATCAGTCGCTCTGGAAACAAGAAGCATGGTGGAACATTCAAGTGTGACTCCACAGCAGAAATTACCCCCAACCAGATGAG AAGTTTTGCTTGTAAAATGGTCCGCACACTGGTTCAACTGATGAGAACTCTGGATAGGATGCCTGAAGAG CGCACCATACTGATGAAACTCCTATATTATGATGATGTGACG CCAGTAGATTATGAGCCTCCATTCTTCAGATGTTGCACAGAAGAAGAAACTCATAACCCATGGACAAAGAATCCTTTGAAAATGGAGGTCGGGAATGTGAACAGCAAGCATCTTGTCTTAGCTCTCAAG GTAAAGAGCGTGCTTGATCCCTGTGAGGATGAAAATGATGATACTCAAGATGATGAAGTGAGCTTAGGAGCTGACTCCATGCAAAGGGATGACTTTTCTGAAACTGACAGTGAG GTTAACCAATCACAAGAGGATCGATATATAGTTGCCCCCATAG CTAGGCGACAACCACAGGAGGATAATAGCATACCTCAGGAAGTTAACAGCATGGATGATGAAG CTACAGATGATACTCAGGATCCAGAGGAAGATGAACTGAAATTTTCTAGGATAAAGGACTGGATCAGTAGCCGCCATCTTGACAATGTTGAAGTTACTGATGTTCTCTCGAATTTCCCAGACATCTCAGTG GTTCTGACTGAAG AAATTATGGATAGGCTTGTTGCTGAAGGTGTTCTATCAAAAACTGGAGGGGACAGTTACACAATTAACAGGAAGAAG AAGTCTGACCATGAATTTATCAAGGTAAAAAAAGAAATGGACTGTCAAGTGGTCCCTGATAGTGAAAAAACTCCAAACGCCAATGATCACTTGTACATGAAG GCACTCTATCATGTTCTTCCAATGCAGTATGTGTCAATTGCAAAGCTTCAGAACAAGCTTGGAGGAGAAGCAAATCAGAATACTGTGCGCAAGATGATTGATAAGATGGTGCAAGAAGGTTTGGTTGAAGCCAAGGGAAATCGAAGGCTAG GAAAGCGTGTGCTCCATTCTGATATTACCAAGAAAAAGCTTACTGAAGTCCAGAAAGCTTTAAAGTATGATGCAATG GATGTGGACAACATTGAGCCCCAAAGCAAGTCAAATCATCAAGATTTTTATCCAATTA CTAGTAACTACAGAGACACATCCACATGCGGTGCGCTCCACTCCATTGGATCAGATCTGACACGCATGAGAATAAGGGCTAATTCAAATGAACACAGTCCAATGAGGAGTGAGCAGACTACTTCAATAAGAAAGGAGCATGGAAACACCCCCACAAGCTGGGCTCAG CCAGAAATTTCAAGAGAGAGTTTTGCACCTGGTAATGATGAAAACAGAGCAAATTGCTACACAAACTactgtgatgaagatgagagagTGATGTGCAGCAGTAGGTCGACGCAAGACAAGCGTTCCAGGAAAACAAGCATG GTCAAGGAGCCTATTCTTCAGTACACAAAGCGCCAGAAATCTCAAGCCctctga
- the LOC112199575 gene encoding meiosis-specific protein ASY1 isoform X1, with protein sequence MVVAQKLKEAEITEQDSLLLTRNLLRIAIFNISYIRGLFPEKYFNDKSVPALEMKIKKLMPMDAESRRLIDWMEKGVYDALQKKYLKTLLFCVCEEVEGPMIEEYTFSFSYSNSESQEVSMNISRSGNKKHGGTFKCDSTAEITPNQMRSFACKMVRTLVQLMRTLDRMPEERTILMKLLYYDDVTPVDYEPPFFRCCTEEETHNPWTKNPLKMEVGNVNSKHLVLALKVKSVLDPCEDENDDTQDDEVSLGADSMQRDDFSETDSEVNQSQEDRYIVAPIARRQPQEDNSIPQEVNSMDDEATDDTQDPEEDELKFSRIKDWISSRHLDNVEVTDVLSNFPDISVVLTEEIMDRLVAEGVLSKTGGDSYTINRKKKSDHEFIKVKKEMDCQVVPDSEKTPNANDHLYMKALYHVLPMQYVSIAKLQNKLGGEANQNTVRKMIDKMVQEGLVEAKGNRRLGKRVLHSDITKKKLTEVQKALKYDAMDVDNIEPQSKSNHQDFYPITSNYRDTSTCGALHSIGSDLTRMRIRANSNEHSPMRSEQTTSIRKEHGNTPTSWAQPEISRESFAPGNDENRANCYTNYCDEDERVMCSSRSTQDKRSRKTSMVKEPILQYTKRQKSQAL encoded by the exons ATG GTTGTGGCACAAAAACTGAAGGAGGCGGAGATCACCGAGCAGGATTCGCTTCTTCTG ACGAGGAACCTGCTTCGCATCGCTATATTCAATATCAGTTACATCAGAGGCCTTTTTCCGGAGAAGTATTTCAATGATAAATCTGTTCCTGCTTTAG AGATGAAGATTAAAAAGCTAATGCCAATGGATGCAGAGTCTCGCAGACTTATTGATTGGATGGAGAAAG GTGTATATGACGCCTTGCAGAAGAAATACCTGAAAACGCTTTTGTTCTGTGTGTGTGAAGAGGTTGAAGGGCCGATGATAGAGGAATACACAT TTTCATTCAGTTACTCAAATTCCGAGAGCCAGGAGGTTTCAATGAATATCAGTCGCTCTGGAAACAAGAAGCATGGTGGAACATTCAAGTGTGACTCCACAGCAGAAATTACCCCCAACCAGATGAG AAGTTTTGCTTGTAAAATGGTCCGCACACTGGTTCAACTGATGAGAACTCTGGATAGGATGCCTGAAGAG CGCACCATACTGATGAAACTCCTATATTATGATGATGTGACG CCAGTAGATTATGAGCCTCCATTCTTCAGATGTTGCACAGAAGAAGAAACTCATAACCCATGGACAAAGAATCCTTTGAAAATGGAGGTCGGGAATGTGAACAGCAAGCATCTTGTCTTAGCTCTCAAG GTAAAGAGCGTGCTTGATCCCTGTGAGGATGAAAATGATGATACTCAAGATGATGAAGTGAGCTTAGGAGCTGACTCCATGCAAAGGGATGACTTTTCTGAAACTGACAGTGAG GTTAACCAATCACAAGAGGATCGATATATAGTTGCCCCCATAG CTAGGCGACAACCACAGGAGGATAATAGCATACCTCAGGAAGTTAACAGCATGGATGATGAAG CTACAGATGATACTCAGGATCCAGAGGAAGATGAACTGAAATTTTCTAGGATAAAGGACTGGATCAGTAGCCGCCATCTTGACAATGTTGAAGTTACTGATGTTCTCTCGAATTTCCCAGACATCTCAGTG GTTCTGACTGAAG AAATTATGGATAGGCTTGTTGCTGAAGGTGTTCTATCAAAAACTGGAGGGGACAGTTACACAATTAACAGGAAGAAG AAGTCTGACCATGAATTTATCAAGGTAAAAAAAGAAATGGACTGTCAAGTGGTCCCTGATAGTGAAAAAACTCCAAACGCCAATGATCACTTGTACATGAAG GCACTCTATCATGTTCTTCCAATGCAGTATGTGTCAATTGCAAAGCTTCAGAACAAGCTTGGAGGAGAAGCAAATCAGAATACTGTGCGCAAGATGATTGATAAGATGGTGCAAGAAGGTTTGGTTGAAGCCAAGGGAAATCGAAGGCTAG GAAAGCGTGTGCTCCATTCTGATATTACCAAGAAAAAGCTTACTGAAGTCCAGAAAGCTTTAAAGTATGATGCAATG GATGTGGACAACATTGAGCCCCAAAGCAAGTCAAATCATCAAGATTTTTATCCAATTA CTAGTAACTACAGAGACACATCCACATGCGGTGCGCTCCACTCCATTGGATCAGATCTGACACGCATGAGAATAAGGGCTAATTCAAATGAACACAGTCCAATGAGGAGTGAGCAGACTACTTCAATAAGAAAGGAGCATGGAAACACCCCCACAAGCTGGGCTCAG CCAGAAATTTCAAGAGAGAGTTTTGCACCTGGTAATGATGAAAACAGAGCAAATTGCTACACAAACTactgtgatgaagatgagagagTGATGTGCAGCAGTAGGTCGACGCAAGACAAGCGTTCCAGGAAAACAAGCATG GTCAAGGAGCCTATTCTTCAGTACACAAAGCGCCAGAAATCTCAAGCCctctga